A window from Pyrococcus yayanosii CH1 encodes these proteins:
- the gcvT gene encoding glycine cleavage system aminomethyltransferase GcvT: MAKRVHIFDWHKEHAKKIEEFAGWEMPMWYSSIKEEHLAVRNAVGLFDVSHMGEIFFRGKDALKFLQFATTNDISKPPAISGTYTLVLNERGAIKDETLVFNMGDDTYMMVCDSDAFEKLYAWFTSLKAMIEQFTKLDLQIELKTYDIAMFAVQGPKARDLAMDLFGIDINEMWWFQARWVELDGIKMLLSRSGYTGENGFELYIEDANPYHPDESKRGKPEKALHVWEAILEAGQKYGIKPAGLGARDTLRLEAGYTLYGNETKELQLLSTDIDEVTPLQANLEFAIFWDKEFIGKEALLKQKERGLRRKLVHFKMVDKGIPREGYKVYANGEPIGEVTSGTLSPLLGIGIGIAMVKSEYAKPGLEIEVEIRGQRKKAVTVVPPFYDPKKYGLFREG; encoded by the coding sequence GTGGCCAAGAGAGTCCACATCTTCGACTGGCACAAGGAGCACGCTAAGAAGATAGAGGAGTTCGCGGGCTGGGAAATGCCCATGTGGTATTCCAGCATAAAGGAGGAGCACCTCGCAGTTAGGAACGCCGTCGGTCTTTTCGATGTTTCTCACATGGGCGAGATATTCTTCAGGGGCAAGGACGCTCTCAAGTTCCTCCAGTTCGCAACGACTAACGACATCAGCAAGCCCCCGGCGATAAGTGGCACCTACACGCTCGTTCTCAATGAGCGTGGCGCCATTAAAGATGAAACCCTCGTTTTCAATATGGGAGACGACACCTACATGATGGTCTGTGACAGCGACGCCTTCGAGAAGCTTTATGCCTGGTTCACGTCGCTTAAGGCCATGATCGAGCAGTTCACGAAGCTCGACCTCCAGATAGAGCTGAAGACTTACGATATTGCCATGTTTGCCGTTCAGGGTCCAAAAGCAAGGGATCTTGCCATGGACCTCTTCGGCATCGATATCAACGAAATGTGGTGGTTCCAGGCAAGGTGGGTCGAGCTCGACGGTATTAAGATGCTCCTCTCGAGGAGCGGCTACACCGGCGAGAACGGCTTCGAGCTCTACATTGAAGATGCGAACCCCTACCACCCGGACGAGAGCAAGAGGGGCAAGCCCGAGAAAGCTTTGCACGTCTGGGAGGCTATCCTTGAGGCTGGCCAAAAATACGGTATAAAGCCCGCTGGCCTTGGAGCGAGGGACACGCTCAGGCTTGAGGCTGGATACACCCTCTACGGCAACGAGACAAAAGAACTGCAACTCCTCAGCACGGACATCGATGAGGTCACGCCGCTCCAGGCCAACCTCGAGTTCGCGATATTCTGGGACAAGGAGTTCATAGGTAAGGAGGCCCTGCTCAAGCAGAAGGAGAGGGGCCTTAGAAGGAAGCTGGTCCACTTCAAAATGGTTGACAAGGGCATCCCGAGGGAGGGTTACAAGGTCTATGCAAACGGTGAACCAATAGGTGAGGTTACCAGCGGAACGCTCTCGCCGCTCCTCGGCATCGGAATAGGTATTGCCATGGTAAAGAGTGAATACGCGAAGCCTGGCCTTGAGATTGAGGTGGAGATTAGGGGGCAGAGGAAGAAGGCAGTAACGGTGGTGCCGCCCTTCTACGACCCCAAGAAGTATGGCCTCTTCAGGGAGGGCTGA
- a CDS encoding GNAT family N-acetyltransferase: protein MKTLLDHRSGIERWLKREGGRVRKARYEELSVRERYLHGGPWMSIESCAVHLNNLLLEGQIAVVAEVDGRIGDEAELLISEEPVRGEITKIAHLDVIEVHREFRGRGVGRAIVEFLEELALEKGADFSHQLPIQMPPDSTRK, encoded by the coding sequence TTGAAGACGTTGCTGGACCACCGATCCGGAATTGAGCGGTGGCTTAAACGAGAAGGCGGAAGGGTTAGGAAGGCTCGCTATGAGGAGCTGAGCGTAAGGGAGCGCTATCTCCACGGCGGCCCCTGGATGAGCATCGAGAGCTGTGCGGTTCACCTAAACAACCTTCTTCTTGAAGGGCAGATTGCAGTGGTGGCTGAAGTAGATGGGAGGATCGGTGACGAGGCCGAACTTCTGATAAGCGAAGAACCCGTGCGTGGGGAGATTACTAAAATAGCGCACCTGGATGTTATCGAAGTTCACAGGGAATTCAGGGGACGTGGAGTTGGACGGGCAATAGTGGAGTTCTTGGAGGAACTCGCTCTGGAGAAGGGTGCGGACTTTTCACACCAACTCCCGATCCAAATGCCGCCGGATTCTACAAGAAAATAG
- a CDS encoding molybdenum cofactor synthesis domain-containing protein: MAFLKVVPLEKALDVVNALPLKPKTEDVPLEEALGRTLAEDVISPMDVPPFDRATVDGYAVRAEDTFMASEANPVRLRVVGEVHAGEAPSITVGEGESVYISTGAPLPKGADAVIQFEDVERVGNEIIVAKPAYPGMGVMKKGADIPKGKLLLKKGTVLGFKETALLSAVGIARVRVFRRPRVAVISTGNEIVLPGQPLNAGQIYDINGRAVADAVREMGGEARFLGIARDDLESLKALILEAVEWADIVVLSGGASGGMRDLTASIISELGEVLIHGIAIQPGKPTIIGVVKGKPVFGLPGYPTSCLTNFTLLVAPLLRRLLGREGQVRKVRARLKHKVFSVKGRRQFLPVKLERDVAVPILKGSGAVTSFIDADGFIEIPENVESLDEGEVVEVTLFG, encoded by the coding sequence ATGGCGTTCCTGAAGGTCGTTCCGTTGGAGAAGGCCCTTGATGTTGTGAACGCTCTGCCCCTTAAGCCAAAAACCGAGGATGTTCCACTGGAGGAGGCCCTTGGTAGGACACTCGCGGAGGACGTAATAAGCCCGATGGACGTTCCGCCCTTTGACAGGGCCACCGTCGACGGATACGCCGTCAGGGCTGAGGACACTTTCATGGCGAGCGAGGCCAATCCGGTTAGGCTGAGGGTCGTTGGTGAGGTACATGCGGGCGAAGCCCCTTCAATTACCGTGGGAGAAGGGGAGAGCGTTTACATATCAACGGGTGCACCCCTGCCCAAGGGGGCCGACGCAGTGATACAGTTCGAGGACGTGGAGCGGGTGGGGAATGAGATAATAGTCGCGAAGCCCGCCTATCCCGGCATGGGCGTCATGAAAAAGGGTGCCGATATACCCAAGGGAAAGCTCCTCCTGAAAAAGGGAACCGTGCTCGGATTCAAGGAGACGGCTCTGCTCTCTGCCGTGGGGATTGCCAGGGTGAGGGTCTTCAGAAGACCAAGGGTGGCCGTCATAAGCACTGGGAACGAAATAGTCTTACCCGGCCAGCCCCTCAATGCCGGTCAGATTTATGACATAAACGGAAGGGCCGTGGCGGACGCCGTGAGGGAAATGGGCGGTGAAGCGAGGTTTCTGGGTATCGCAAGGGACGACCTGGAGAGCCTAAAGGCACTCATCCTTGAGGCCGTTGAGTGGGCCGACATCGTGGTTCTCAGCGGGGGAGCGAGCGGTGGGATGAGAGATTTGACTGCCTCCATTATTTCGGAGCTTGGAGAGGTCCTCATCCACGGCATAGCGATCCAGCCAGGAAAGCCGACCATCATAGGGGTTGTGAAGGGCAAGCCCGTGTTCGGACTGCCTGGCTACCCGACAAGCTGCCTGACGAACTTCACACTGCTTGTGGCCCCGCTCCTGAGGAGACTTCTCGGAAGAGAAGGACAGGTGAGGAAAGTCAGGGCAAGACTGAAGCATAAGGTATTCTCCGTCAAAGGGAGGAGGCAGTTCCTACCCGTAAAGCTTGAGAGAGACGTGGCAGTCCCGATACTGAAGGGAAGCGGGGCAGTCACGAGCTTTATTGATGCTGACGGCTTCATAGAGATTCCCGAGAACGTCGAGAGCCTCGATGAAGGAGAGGTGGTTGAGGTGACACTTTTCGGTTAA
- a CDS encoding helicase-related protein codes for MSESAIGILTKYGIVDNRNVTLLDVLKEALTSGDYRQIDIAVGYLYISGLGELQDELDDFFSKGGRMRILIGSQTNRETYEQLLMAYHSLEALRKRKASLDKSKSNLEKQSETLEKATNFMEHTKDNEILLTRLVKWLESGSLEIRIYAKEYMHAKAYLFHPSRGSIAGIGLVGSSNFTIHGLSANTELNAPLFSVHFETLKQWFEDLWKKAEEFNPYIMKVINDSWVGQKPGTFPNPYEVFIRGLYELYKDVLESETGFLIRTLGDVLYDFQLDAVKRAIAIVNKYDGVLISDVVGLGKSYIGLAILEHFSLLNLLQGRPNKVAVIAPPELVKYWEELLKAFNIEGRVFSSGLLPRRELSPENYKDMEEYIRNLVGIVLVDESHHYTNPSTKSYRNLQELLMGKKVVLLTATPYRKRYRDIINQIRLFRPEKRHPFPIAPQTWDDLIRAIENGELDPSYVLREIMIRRTRHDILKLYGGKGNCIKIRNKKICFPERKLNVAEYRISDVYQIENVPKDLIDIIAQDSEIYPTDIYTLLLAGISSMKYARFDLYRYVKPQFRDKSPYSELSAAGRALRGIEKILYLKRLESSWYSMYQTLKRDIIKTENFLRFVKHNFIPAGDEFDDILLGVRDGKEPHVLSEEEVIAYIEELKEKKVSEYRPGAFRLAELISDLEYDLKKLKAMEKVLRPLKEEIEIDPRKDPKLMKLASIIDENFKEGRKKILIFSEFEETVQWIYRGLKKLGYTEKYKIEMVSSKTKGISDKIKRFAPIANGISIEKNEEIDILISTDILSEGLNLQDANVVVNYDLHWTPIKLIQRIGRVDRIGTEHDVIFVYNFFPEMALEENLGLLEKVRKRIREFNMALGADGKILEESEEWNPSALEAIYKGDIESLEKASDIFSITTLAEKLVREFSEKHKELFERLKKKYSMRSVAKYEGEDYLAFFVCSDGIISQYFIYRKQNETWVQESMSLEEFLEATELNEDTRPFNAFKDMDIYYSAANKALENFKKLKEIKESSLILGKARRPKSRNVERILNKLYRKLHTSKSEAERAYLSKLLELIKWGYTHHEPFARALKEISPNARTEDIIKACEVLIEKYNIPGWKKRVETRGEPGIEGVNPHIVAGLIFVPKNEDSKR; via the coding sequence ATGTCTGAGTCCGCGATTGGCATATTAACCAAGTATGGTATTGTCGATAACCGCAATGTTACCCTGCTTGATGTTCTCAAAGAGGCCCTTACCTCTGGCGACTACCGGCAGATAGACATTGCCGTTGGTTATCTATACATAAGTGGCCTCGGGGAACTGCAAGATGAACTGGACGATTTCTTCTCCAAGGGTGGTAGGATGAGAATACTAATTGGGAGCCAGACCAATAGAGAAACGTATGAGCAGCTCCTTATGGCGTATCATTCCTTGGAGGCCTTAAGAAAAAGAAAGGCTAGCCTAGATAAATCCAAGTCCAACCTTGAAAAGCAATCAGAGACTCTTGAAAAAGCGACCAACTTTATGGAGCACACAAAAGACAATGAGATTCTCTTGACCAGACTTGTGAAGTGGTTGGAAAGTGGCAGTCTTGAAATAAGGATCTATGCTAAGGAGTACATGCACGCAAAGGCGTACCTCTTCCACCCAAGCAGAGGTAGCATCGCTGGAATTGGACTCGTTGGTTCAAGTAATTTTACAATCCACGGGCTTTCTGCTAATACCGAACTGAACGCCCCATTATTCTCAGTTCATTTTGAAACATTGAAACAATGGTTCGAGGACTTATGGAAGAAGGCAGAGGAGTTTAATCCCTATATAATGAAGGTGATAAACGATAGTTGGGTCGGCCAAAAGCCTGGTACATTCCCTAATCCTTATGAAGTCTTCATAAGAGGGCTTTACGAACTTTACAAAGACGTTCTCGAAAGTGAAACGGGCTTCCTAATCAGGACACTCGGGGATGTCTTATATGATTTCCAGCTTGACGCGGTCAAAAGGGCAATCGCGATAGTGAACAAGTACGATGGAGTTCTCATAAGCGATGTTGTTGGACTGGGAAAGAGCTATATCGGACTGGCAATATTGGAGCACTTTTCCCTTTTGAACTTACTCCAAGGGCGCCCTAATAAAGTAGCCGTGATAGCACCTCCAGAGCTAGTTAAGTATTGGGAAGAGTTACTTAAGGCTTTCAACATAGAGGGAAGAGTATTCTCATCGGGCCTTTTGCCTAGAAGAGAGTTGTCACCCGAGAATTACAAGGATATGGAAGAATACATCAGGAATCTGGTGGGGATAGTGCTCGTCGATGAATCACATCACTACACTAACCCTTCCACAAAGTCATATCGGAATCTCCAAGAGCTACTAATGGGCAAGAAGGTAGTATTATTGACAGCAACACCATACCGGAAGAGATATAGAGACATAATCAACCAAATACGCCTGTTTAGGCCTGAAAAGAGGCATCCATTTCCAATAGCTCCTCAAACATGGGATGATCTAATACGGGCAATTGAAAACGGCGAGTTGGACCCCTCATACGTCCTTAGGGAAATTATGATTAGAAGAACTAGGCATGACATACTTAAGCTCTATGGAGGAAAGGGCAACTGCATAAAAATACGAAACAAAAAGATATGCTTTCCAGAAAGGAAGTTGAATGTTGCGGAATATAGAATTTCCGATGTATATCAGATAGAGAACGTGCCAAAGGATCTTATAGATATAATTGCCCAAGATTCTGAAATTTACCCAACGGACATATATACTCTGCTCTTGGCTGGAATAAGCTCAATGAAATATGCTAGATTTGATCTCTATCGTTATGTTAAGCCTCAATTTAGAGATAAGAGTCCCTATTCAGAATTATCTGCCGCAGGAAGAGCTTTACGAGGTATAGAAAAGATCCTCTATCTTAAACGCCTCGAAAGCTCATGGTATTCAATGTATCAAACCCTCAAGAGGGATATTATCAAAACGGAAAACTTCCTGAGGTTTGTAAAGCACAACTTCATACCTGCAGGTGATGAGTTTGATGACATTCTCCTTGGTGTTAGGGACGGCAAAGAGCCTCACGTGCTAAGCGAGGAGGAAGTGATAGCCTACATTGAAGAACTGAAAGAAAAGAAAGTCTCCGAATATAGGCCAGGTGCCTTCAGATTGGCAGAGCTAATATCTGACCTAGAATATGACCTGAAAAAATTAAAGGCCATGGAGAAAGTGTTAAGGCCATTAAAGGAGGAGATCGAGATAGATCCAAGGAAAGATCCCAAGTTGATGAAGCTTGCTTCGATAATCGACGAGAACTTCAAGGAAGGCAGGAAGAAAATTCTGATATTCAGCGAATTCGAAGAAACCGTCCAATGGATATATAGGGGATTGAAGAAGCTCGGCTATACTGAGAAGTATAAAATCGAGATGGTTAGTTCCAAAACAAAAGGAATTAGTGATAAAATAAAACGCTTTGCCCCGATAGCAAATGGAATCTCAATAGAAAAAAATGAAGAAATAGATATCCTAATTTCAACGGATATCCTCAGTGAGGGACTTAACCTTCAGGATGCAAATGTCGTTGTGAACTATGACCTGCACTGGACACCGATAAAACTAATTCAAAGAATCGGAAGGGTGGACAGGATAGGGACTGAGCACGATGTGATTTTTGTGTATAACTTCTTCCCCGAAATGGCACTAGAAGAGAACCTAGGTTTACTAGAAAAAGTCAGAAAGAGGATAAGGGAATTTAATATGGCACTTGGGGCCGATGGCAAGATACTTGAAGAGAGTGAAGAATGGAACCCATCTGCCCTTGAGGCAATTTACAAGGGAGATATAGAAAGTCTAGAAAAAGCGAGCGACATTTTTTCAATTACAACCCTAGCAGAGAAGTTGGTCAGGGAATTTAGCGAAAAACATAAGGAGCTATTTGAGAGATTAAAGAAGAAATACTCAATGAGGAGCGTGGCTAAATACGAGGGAGAGGACTATTTGGCGTTCTTTGTTTGTAGTGATGGAATTATTTCACAGTACTTCATCTACAGAAAACAAAATGAAACATGGGTCCAAGAAAGTATGTCACTGGAGGAATTTCTAGAGGCCACAGAACTGAATGAAGATACAAGGCCATTTAATGCCTTTAAAGACATGGATATTTACTACAGCGCAGCCAATAAAGCGTTAGAAAACTTCAAGAAACTCAAGGAGATTAAAGAGAGCTCTCTAATATTGGGGAAAGCTAGGAGACCAAAGAGCAGAAATGTCGAAAGAATCTTGAACAAGCTCTATAGGAAACTCCACACATCAAAAAGTGAAGCAGAAAGAGCATACTTATCCAAGCTATTGGAGCTAATCAAATGGGGATACACCCATCATGAACCCTTTGCGAGAGCCCTCAAAGAAATAAGCCCCAATGCTAGAACCGAGGATATAATCAAAGCTTGTGAGGTACTAATCGAAAAGTATAACATTCCAGGATGGAAAAAGAGAGTAGAAACTAGAGGAGAGCCCGGAATTGAAGGTGTTAATCCCCATATAGTGGCCGGATTAATATTTGTTCCCAAAAATGAAGACTCGAAGAGGTGA